The genomic segment GCGTGCGGTGGAGGACCTCGCCGGGCAGGTCGGCGCGGGCGGAGGCGCCACCGCGCCCGTCGCGCCCGGGCGCCGTCCCGCGGCGGACCGGAGGCAGCCGCGTCGGCAGGCGCGACGACAGGTCCTCGAGCAGCCCGCGCACGCCGCGGGAGCCGCGCGCCGCGCCTCCTGGGGCCTGCGCCGCGGCGTGCGCCGTCGGGTGCGCCGTCGGGTGCGCCGTCGGGGCGTGCGCCGCGGGGCGCGCTCCCGCACCGCCGAGGCCCCGCTGCAGCAGGGCGGTGGCCTCGGCCACCCGCCCGCTGCGGGTCAGGTGCAGCGCCTCCACCAGGGTGCTCCGCTGGTCCTCCACGCTCGGGTCCCTCCGTCGGGAGCGGCGCCCTCGGCGCCGCCCTGCTCGTGCGGCCCCGGTCATCGCGTCCGGGCCGCCAGGGCGGCCTTGACCGCCCGCGGGGCCCGCAGGGCCCCCAGCACCTCGACCGACGCGATCGTCGCGAGCGCGAGCTCGGGCGGGACGTCGTCGGCGATGCTCGCGAGCCCCAGGACGCGCAGGTCGACCGTGCGACCGGCGTCCCGCAGCTCCTCGAGCTCGCGGCGGGTGACGTGGCGCGTGCCGAGCGCGAGGGTGCGCCGGGCGACGCTCTGGTCCACCGCGCCGGCCCGGGTCTCGAGCTGGCGGCGGACCGCCGTCCGGATGAAGTCCGTGCGGTTGGCGTAGAAGCCCTCGTCGACCAGCAGGTCGATCTGCCCGAGGTCGACCAGGCCGAGGTTGACCGTGATCTTCTCGGTCTTGTCGACCTCCGCCACGCCGCGTCCTCCCGTCCGTGGTGCTGGGACCAGCGTACCACCATCCCGCGGGATGGTCTCAGGATGGTGCGGCGCCCACGGTCGGGCCGGGGCTCAGAACCCCTGGCCGAGCCGGTGGTAGGCGGCGTTCCAGCGCAGCTCCTGGCGGAAGCGCCGGGTGCTCGTGCCGGCGTCGACCAGCGCCAGCTCCGTGCCGACCATGTCGGCGAGGTCGAGCAGCGCCTCGG from the Quadrisphaera sp. DSM 44207 genome contains:
- a CDS encoding CopG family transcriptional regulator, with amino-acid sequence MAEVDKTEKITVNLGLVDLGQIDLLVDEGFYANRTDFIRTAVRRQLETRAGAVDQSVARRTLALGTRHVTRRELEELRDAGRTVDLRVLGLASIADDVPPELALATIASVEVLGALRAPRAVKAALAARTR